In Melitaea cinxia chromosome 11, ilMelCinx1.1, whole genome shotgun sequence, a genomic segment contains:
- the LOC123657578 gene encoding venom serine protease inhibitor-like, protein MSRRLLFVFVILCFVSVVVTSPIEEAPPLDCPENERYYKCSLEVCFKTCDHLKRNPPCPAISSDCFQPSCECEMSYLRNSNGVCVPYEEC, encoded by the exons ATGTCACGCCGGCTTCTCTTCGTCTTTgtcattttatgttttgtttctgTTGTGGTAACATCGCCGATAGAAGAGGCACCGCCGTTGG ATTGTCCAGAAAACGAGCGATACTACAAGTGTTCTTTGGAAGTATGTTTTAAGACCTGTGATCACCTAAAAAGGAATCCACCATGTCCAGCTATATCTAGCGACTGCTTCCAACCATCTTGCGAATGTGAAATGAGCTACTTGAGAAACAGCAATGGCGTATGTGTGCCGTATGAAGagtgttaa